Genomic DNA from Peribacillus simplex NBRC 15720 = DSM 1321:
AATTAAGTATCGGACAATCCTTCGCATCCATTGATTTACATACTACCTTTCATCGACCAGTAAAATTAGGAGACGTACAGGTTGAAGCAAAAGTAGACCGAATCGGAAAAAAAACTGCTTATGTACTCGCAGATTTATACCAAGATGATAAAAAAGTGGCAAGCGTTGTGTCATCAGTTATGGTCCTTTAAACCAGATAAAAAAGCATGTTGCACAAAAAAGCCCTTCGTAACATGCTTTTTTCGTTTAGATAATTCGATAATATCTCTTCACCAGTTGCAATTAGATAAACTTATTTCTAGGAATTAAAGAACTCTGAAGAACGGCTCACAAGATATATATTTTCTTTGGAAAGACCCATCATCAAACTAACCATCGCAGCACAGGGCTTTTGAGATCCAGAGTGAATAGACCGTAATCAATGACGACCATTTCATCATTCTCGTTATATCCGACATTTTCTAAACGCAAATCTATTGGTATAATACCGTACCTCAGGAATTTTAATTCCAACTTGATCAGTTTCGTATATTCCTTGATTGCAAACGGCACTTTCGTGTCAACCTTCTTCATGATAATCCAGCCCGTCCCATACTCCTTAACCGGACAAAAATACTCTTTGACTTCCTTATTACAGTTATTATATATATAGGCTTCATTTGCATTACTTATTAATCCTACTTCTGAAAATGCAACTTTTAATATATAGCCATTATTTAAATCATAGACGACTCGGTTAAATCCATGCCCAAGGATTTTATACTTGAACTTTAGCGTTTTTCTGGCAGTAGACATTTTTTGTCCAGCGGTTTTATAAAATTGGAATTTCCCCATTTGAGATATCCAGGACTCAATGGCTTTTATCTCTTGCCGGGACAGCATTGTACTTTTATTCGGCTGATGTATCCTTTCCTTATCATTGGTAATTGACCACATTCCCTAAACGTCTCCTTTTTTTAAAAATTTGTTACTAGAGAGATGGTTTCTAGGGATGAAAAAACAAGCACATAGAAGATCCATAATAAAGAAAAGATTTTTGCAGCAGTTTTTCATGAACGGCAAGAATTTTCATAAGTAAGGGTATGCTATTTGTCGTTCTTATGCCATATTCATCATCCATGGCTCCATTACAGATCATGTTCTCAGTTTTTCAAGATTTCCCCTTCGTTATATGGTATGACTTTATTATTAAACGGCTTGTACGGTAGCTGATAAATCATTATCATGGACAGGGAACTTCGAATTGTTTGGAGGAACATGGAAATTATTCTAGTAATCAAAAGGGTCAATCTTCAGGTACTCTTCTTTCCTTCATTTTCAAAAAAATGGTATATTATACTTTGACATCAATGGTTTACGACAAGGAGTGATGTAGTATCCGTAAAAGATGGATCATTTCAACAATTGTTGGATTATTGCTTATTTGTTTAAGTGTAATTGCCTTCAATTATTTCGAGAGCGATAAAACTGAAAAAGGGAAAAATGCGGAAGCCAAGGAATCCAAAATTCCTGAGGTGCAGGAATATGGCGGAAACCATCTTGAAAAAGTCGGCGATAAGGTTCGCCAAAAAAATTGGGGAACATTCACATTACTAGAAACGAAGTCTATTAATGAGTCATTTGAATTGGCACCCATGGTCATCACAATCAAGGATATCCGCAGGATTCAATTATCTTCACTCACAGATGAAGTAAAAGAGGAGCTCAAGTCCTATACGGGATTGAGTTTTGATGAGGCCTATTCGATATACTATAAAGAGAATTTATCCATGGAGGAAATCGATCAACAGGCTGCGTTTTCTAAAACGGATATTGATGAAGAGGTTTTTTATCTAGAGATAACTTATTCTGTTGAAAATAAAGATTCGAAGGAACTTCAGTTCTTCAGCATGGAAAATGTTACTTTCAATGATGATCTTACATATGATGTGCCTTCTAAAAATTTCATCCATTTTGGAGATACGTTTATGGGGACAAAAAAAGTAAGTCGATCAGATTACCAACCAGGAGAAACAAGAAAAGGCACAATTGGCTTATTGGTTGATCCCGAGGAAAACTTCGAACGGCTCGATTCCTTTTCATTCACTACCGATGATATAGCGGATGGTGAGTCTCATGAATTATTGGTGGATGGGACTTCATTTGAAATTCCCCTAAAAGGAAAGTAGTTTTATAGTCTATAAAGATATGATAGAAAACCCTAAATAAGGGGAACCTCGAAAAAAGGTTTCACTTTTTTAGGGTTTCATATGAGCTCCCTAACGATAACTGATATGCTTATCTCTCCCCGGCAGTAGTGCTCTGCGTTCCTTCCTCCATTAATATTCTACGCAATATTTTCCCAACAGCTGATTTTGGCAGTTGTTCCCTGAACTCAAAACTTCGCGGCACTTTATATCTGGCCAGTCGTTGCACGCAAAACTCCCTGATTTCCTGCTCCGAGACTGACTTTCCTTTCTTTAAAACTATGGCCGCTTTTACCGTTTCCCCACGGTATGAATCCGGAACTCCATATACACATGTCTCTTTTACGGCTGGATGCTGATAAATAATATCTTCGACTTCGATTGGATAAACATTATAACCGCTTGCAATAATCATATCTTTCTTCCTGCCTACGATATAAAAATATCCGTTTTCATCCATCGTCGCGATATCCCCAGTGTAAAGCCATCCATCCCGCAAAGCCGTTGCCGTTTCCTCTGGATTTTTCCAATACCCCTTCATTACTTGCGGACCTTTAATGATCAGTTCGCCAATTTCCCCTGCTGGCAATTCATCAATGCCTGTTTTCAAATCGACGATTTTAGCATCGGTATTAGGGTAAGGAATTCCGATACTTCCTGTTTTTTTCTGACCTATAACTGGATTGCGGTGGGTAGTGGGTGAAGTTTCCGACATTCCAAATCCTTCTAATATTGTAACCCGTAATTTTCTTTCGAACTGATGAATGATTTCTATCGGGAGCGGCGCTGAACCACAGCTGCAGTACTTAAAGCAACTTAAATCGTCCGCCGTTAAATCCGGGTGATTCAGTAAAGCAATATACATGGTCGGGACACCAGGAAAAATAGTTGGCCGATGTTTTCGAATCAAATCTACCACCTTGTTTATTTCAAATTTCTCTATTGTGATATAAGTTGATCCGGCATAAATAGCGCTATTCAATCTTCCATTACCAAACACATGGAATAATGGGGTCAATCCAAGCATCCGTTCGCCAGGCCTTTGGAGTTTAAGGGCATTTGCCGTGAAGGCAAAGTCTTGATATACATTCGAGATCAAATTAAAATGCGTGAGCATGACCCCTTTTGATTTCCCTGTAGTCCCCCCTGTATATTGAAGTACAGCCACAGATTCCTTGGGATCGATAGCCAGAGCAGGAAGTTCCATATATTTCCTTGATAAATCCGTTCCAGTTTCCATTAATTGTTCGGCAGATATGAACGTTAACCTTTCAGAGAAACTTGTTAGCACTAATTTTTCCCGATGTTCCTCACGTCCAATGAACCAATCGGCTTCTGAATCCCGTAATATATAATCCAATTCACTCGACTGATACAGTGGGTTCACTTGAACAACCACACCTCCCAAACGATGAATAGCATAATAGGCAATGATATATTCTAGACAATTTGGCAGCATGATTGCTATACGATCGTCTTTTTGAAATCCACGGTTGTATAAATACACAGCAAAACGATCTGAGGCACTCTTCAATTCCATATATGTCATTTCCCTCTCCCCATCTATTACAGCTTTGCAGGTTGGGTAATGTCGGGCTGAACGTTCCAGGAGCCCATATAATGACAATAATGGAATGTCAATTTCAGCAGGAGTTTCTTTCGGATAAAATCCATGCCAATTTCTAGTCAATTTTTTTCACACCTCACTCTTTTCTAATAAAATGGAACATAGGCAAGCCAACTTTGATCATTCTTGCCTCATTTTTCACGAATGATTTTAAAAATTCCTGTGCCCTTTGCAATGATGTTGCCTTCAGTATCTTTTATTTCTCCTTCAGTAAAGGCAATTTTGTATCCTTTTTGAAGGACTTTTGCTTCCGCAAATAATTCCCCGCTCGATATGCTAGCTAAATAATGTACAGTTAAACTTGTCGTCACGACTTTAGATTTGGTAACGGAGCGAGTCACCATTCCTAGTATGGTATCCAGCATGGTAGCATGAATGCCCCCGTGCAGTGTTCCATTAACATTAAGTAAATGTTCTTCAATGTTTAACTTTATAGTTACATTCCCTTCTTCAAACCGAATGATTTCAAACCCTATATGTGAAAAGAATGCACTACTTTCGAATTGATTCCGAATATCCTCCACTTCAACAGGCAATCTTCCTCCCCCTCACTTTTGCGCGATTAAACTTATATACGG
This window encodes:
- a CDS encoding long-chain-fatty-acid--CoA ligase produces the protein MTRNWHGFYPKETPAEIDIPLLSLYGLLERSARHYPTCKAVIDGEREMTYMELKSASDRFAVYLYNRGFQKDDRIAIMLPNCLEYIIAYYAIHRLGGVVVQVNPLYQSSELDYILRDSEADWFIGREEHREKLVLTSFSERLTFISAEQLMETGTDLSRKYMELPALAIDPKESVAVLQYTGGTTGKSKGVMLTHFNLISNVYQDFAFTANALKLQRPGERMLGLTPLFHVFGNGRLNSAIYAGSTYITIEKFEINKVVDLIRKHRPTIFPGVPTMYIALLNHPDLTADDLSCFKYCSCGSAPLPIEIIHQFERKLRVTILEGFGMSETSPTTHRNPVIGQKKTGSIGIPYPNTDAKIVDLKTGIDELPAGEIGELIIKGPQVMKGYWKNPEETATALRDGWLYTGDIATMDENGYFYIVGRKKDMIIASGYNVYPIEVEDIIYQHPAVKETCVYGVPDSYRGETVKAAIVLKKGKSVSEQEIREFCVQRLARYKVPRSFEFREQLPKSAVGKILRRILMEEGTQSTTAGER
- a CDS encoding PaaI family thioesterase, which translates into the protein MPVEVEDIRNQFESSAFFSHIGFEIIRFEEGNVTIKLNIEEHLLNVNGTLHGGIHATMLDTILGMVTRSVTKSKVVTTSLTVHYLASISSGELFAEAKVLQKGYKIAFTEGEIKDTEGNIIAKGTGIFKIIREK